CCAACAGGCTAATTCCACAAGTTTATTCTACAAAGCTCAATTAGAGCAGCTGGCGCCAGCAGCGTCCCTGCTGGCTCCAAGCCTGCATCAGGAGAGGAAGATTGGTGCAGTGGCTGGGGTATGAGCTTGAGAGtccacaggctcagctgcaaatccctgctctgtggcTGTTTTCTAGGTGACACCAGTGAGCTTCTGCAGTGGGAACTTGTCACCTCCATGCTGTGCAGGGAGGGACAAGATTCCCTGCCTGACTGAAGGAGATACAAGCTATGGTGATGGGGAACCCTGTCaacagaggctgctgctgggaaatgcTGCATAGATGCAGCCAGATCTACAGCAGGGAGGAGGATGTGGCCCTGGGAGGTGGAAGGCACACAATGCCTTCTCACCACTGAGTTAGCGGTTTGCTTTTCacctgctggagccctgctctgtgccctgcgATTATCCAGTGCCTGACTCGTATGCTGCACTGCCCTCAGAAGGATCTCAATGTGAGCAGAGCTATGGGCAACATGGGTTTTCTTCGCAAGGGCCCTTGCCCAGCACATAAGCACTCATGGTTATTTCCTTCAACATCATCAGTGTTAGAGTAACTTCCATGAAAAATCAGAATCTTCTGGGGCTAAACATGCTGTGCAAGTGCTCTTGCCTGGCTGGTCTCTTCTCTGGAAGGCTTAATGTTTATGCCAGCCAGGAAAAGAGGTCTAAGCAGAATATCGGGAGGCAGAAAAAGAGTGCAAGCAATTTCTGCTAGGAAACACAGTTGAACCCTATTTGCACAAGACCTACTTTCAAGGCAGTAAGGAGCCAAAAGCTGATGCTACCTATGTGTAACATACtgttcccttcccagggacTGTCAGGAAGGTCCCCACAAAAGAGAAAGGCAACAAGCAGCAGCCCAGCAAGTCCATGGTAGCCATTCCCTTCTCTGCTCCTTGGTAAGTCAGAGACAGGGCTGGCCGACACGCTTGGCCGCGGACAAATGTGCCTCTCGGGGTACAGGGAGTGCGGAGGGTACAGGGAGTACGGAGCCTCGGGGccattccttcctctcctcttgaGCAGATTTCAGCGCCATCTGCTCTCTTCTGTCTTTGGAGGAGTCAGCCGGGTGCTTTTGTCCCTTCTGGCAAAGCTGTGCTGCGTATGTCCCCCATTGGGCAGCAGGTACCCCGAGGCAGCTGGGACGGATGCGCACTCTCAGCCTTGCTCCAGAAAGCTCCCACTGCAGCAGTCCAAggtctttctttctctcctttttcctgTCTGCAGCCTGTTCCTCTGGATCAGGCACTTCCCAAGGTCACAGCTGACTCCCAAGGTCAGGCCCAGGCTTTGCACTTGGCCCCTGCTGTAGGGGATGGGAAGGGGTTAGGGCTGGGAAGGAACCTTCCCTTCACCCCTTTTTCCCCAAAGGATCCACAAGCAGCACCAGATACTCGAGGGAGAGTAGCAAGGGCAGAAGGAGACatggggcagccatggggctcCCTGGCCTTGGAAATGCTTTGTGGAATTATTCTTTTCAATGCATGCATGAAATATTACCCTATTAAACATTCCTAGATGATCCCTGGCCAGGCACCAGTCAGAGCTGCAGATTTTAGAGTAGGAGAAGCAGGGGGACTTGCTGATGATAAGCAGCTTCCTGGGCCATGCTGCCTCCTACCTTATGGCCACACCAAGCTCACACTAAGAGCTTTGCTGTCTGCCCTCCCTTCCTAAAATAATACgtccccctgtgctggctggAGCCCATTACGGGTGGGTCTAAGCTGAACCCCCATGTAAAttatgtccctgtgtcccctctgagATGCTGTCAGGAGAGGGGGAATGAGGGAAGGCAGGTAGTGAGGAGCCCTGGAAGAGCGGAAAAGTCTGCTGGCCACCCCTGTGCCCTAGGGGGACACCGGGCAAGGGTCCTAGCGCTGCATCTTCCCTGgaagctgtggggctgctccagctcccgcACAGTGCGGCTGTGAGGCTCCGCTGCTGTGCCGAGCTCGTCCCACGGGATGGCACTGCCTGCTCAGGAACAGGCAGCCCGGCCGGCGCCCCTGGCAGGCATAAATGCAGCAAATTAAACCGTGCTGGCAGATTCTGATTGACAGGTCCCTAGAGAGCAAAGTCCCTTGTTTTTTCCATCCCCGAGGGgatcaggagcagcaggaggagcagcagcagagaaaaccCTTTCCCAAGCCCCGTACTTTGCCCTTGTGGATCTGTTTCTGGGACTCAGCCCACAGCCGTGCATCTTGACCCCTTTGCTGAAGCCGCGGGTGTCGGCCAGCCGGCTCCTCCACTGCGGGCGCTCCGCAATGTCAGCAGCTGACCGCTGCAGAGGATGCCGAGCCTGCCGGGGCCCGGCCCTCGAGGCGTCCATCAACCGTGGCACCCTCCTCGCTCCGAGCTCAGGGTGCAAGGCCCGGAGGTTTCAATAAAGGGCAAGCGAAACGAGGCCAGCGGGGTTTGGCGTCATTCGCACGTTACTCCTCTCCACGGTGTAAAATTGGCACAAGTGACAACGCTCTGCCAGAATGGTTCACGTCTGTGTTGGCTCTGCCAGAGCCAGGTCAAAGCTGGGATTTGCAGCCAGGAAGATGGAGGCAGTCACCCAATTTTTGCTGCTGCAGTTGTGGGAAACAGCATGGCCCACTGGGGTGTCCTGGATCCTCTGTCAGGGTCCTCAGTGTGGCTCCCATGTCTGGCAGGTTCTCAGCACCCCTCTATGGGCCAGTGGTGGATGGCTTGAGTAAGGCATAGTCACCATGGACACTGGGACATCACAGATGTCCTCCCTACCCTTGTGGGCACAGATCCCCAGCTAAAGGTCTTTTTATGGCCATGTCTGGGTGGCAGGACCCTGTTCCCTCTCTCGGGCTGGAGGGGAGTTTCTCATCTCCATGGGGCATCTTGGTTGCACAGCTACTCTGGAGCTCTGTGGAGCTGGCAAACTGTGGTACAAGTATGCTTGGTTTGATCAGAAGTTCTGTAAATGCCCTGCCTGGGTGAGGAGCTGCACACTGCACAGCAGCCCATGTGTGGTCCAGCTCCATGCCTCAGCTTAGTGTGAGGGTGACTTGTTCCCCACTCTTGGAGGTAAAACTCAGGCTGGTGGCATTTAATTCACATCTGCTTAATCTGCATAGGTCCTACTCAAATTTTATCCTCCATCTGCCACTATTCCCTACCAAAACTGCTGCCTcttctttctgtctctccagAAGGTGTCCAGAAGAgcctggggagaggaggggagaagGCCCCAGCAACTGGAAGGGCCCTGGGAAGGAGATGCCAAGATGTCTGGACCCACCTCTACCTTTGGGAATACTTCCAGGCCATTCAGATAGCCTGTCCTTTGCCATCCTTGCTCACCTAGCAGCTTTAGTTATGTTGACTGTACCTCTTCACAGACCCTCCTCCTCCATCAGCTCTGCTTCTCAAACCTTTCTGTGTCCTTGGCCTCGGTGCTTGGCTTTTGAAAGGCGAGCTGTGTGGCTGTCTCCTTCCCCTGTGGCAGTCCTCACACACAAGCAAGACAGCAGGCTTGCGTGTCTGACGCTTGGCCTCTCTCTGTAGTCATCTGGCACTAAAAATTATCTGCAGAGAAAAATACTGGGCTCCATACCTGGGACTTAATATCCTCCCTCACCAAACCATAATTACTAATTACCACTCCTGGGTGTTTAAACCATTTGAATGATGCAGTTAAATGCCCGATGTTAATTTAATAGCCAAGTATCTGGGTTTCCCCACATGAGGAGCTCTCAGAGCGTCTCCCACTGAAGCAAAacacagccagctctggctgtggtCCATATgagagaggcagcagaggagcagcaagcaCATGTTGATAGCAGACCCACACATGTGAGGGCCTGGGCATTACTCAGCAGCAAGTGCTCCCTTGCCCCACACCATCCCCCAAAGGGAGCCTCCTCTCCAGCTATGCTGTGCCTTCATGGGATAGAAGACCTGTCACCGCTGCCAGTGCAGGCCAGCATCCCTTGGGCATTGCAGGCCCTCTGGAGTTCAGATCCTTTGCCAGAGCCATCCTTGCAAATTGCTCTGTCTCAGTAGGGCAGCACTCTCTCTGGCAGATGCCCTGCCTGCCTTCTACCCATCCCTGGCCAGCATTTGAGAGTGTGTCCTCAGGTTTGGAGGGGCACTGTCCAAAATcatccctgtgcagagccagacaATGCATTCCTCTGGCACCTGAAAGCAGGGAAAGACCATTGGCCCCAAAGAGGTCACAAGGCCGGGGCATGACAGGGACCTGGCTGAAGGCATTGGACCAGACTCTGCCTGCTCCATCTCCACTCTGGCTGTGTTGCAAGGGGCCTGCTGTCTCTCCTTCCCCACTGCTGGGGCTTGGGACTGGGGCAGGaacttttccaacccaaatattTTAACTGACCTCTCAGTCACGAGGCCTCAGTGGCTCAGTGCTGTGGAGGAGAGGACCCTGGTGCCCTGCTCACCCCTGGCATACTCAGGGCCTGCCAGAGCACACAGTCAGCAGTGGGAGAGGCAATCACGTGGAATGGGGAGCACTGAGAACTAGGAGGGGAGCAGGAAAACATATTAGGGTCTCTCACCTACCTAAGTGTTAACGTGCCTGGGGAGAGATGGGGAATGAGAGCTTCTGCCCACGCACAAGTCGTTTGCTTTCGATGCTGCCCCTCTAAGACATCACTTAATATGACATTAATTAGTTAATGTTTGCAAAGTGCTTTGAACATGAAAAGTGCTGTATAAGTGCTGAATATTAGTACTAATTACTATGGCATGGAGGCTGGCGCAGTCTGAAGAGAATTCCCCACACCTAATTTCAGGCCGGAGCTGCTTCGCTGCCTCATCCCAGAGAAGGGGAGAAGCCTCTGCACCCTATGAGGAAATGCACCCCTCATGGAGTTGTGTGGAGGGGGCGAGCTGTGCACCCCCTTCACTCCAGGCAGGATATTGTGTGGGAAGTGTAGCCACATCTCCCCAGTGCCTCACTTGGCACTGAGGAGGATAAGGGAGCACACTCTTGCCCCAAGTTCTGAAGCAGTCCAGGATTGGAAACATCACTGGGTGGATGGAGGATATGCAGGGAGGTTCCTTCAGCTTATCCCACCCATGCCCAAGCAGGAGCACTCAGCATGGGGGGAGGCTTCAGAACCAGGCAAGGAGatgaggaggaggtgagaaagTTTTGGGGTCTGTGCACTAGATGGGGTGGGAAGACAGGTGCCTCCTAGATGTGCAtgtggcagggccaggagctccctggtgtcccccagacAGGCTCCTGGCCTGCTTTGCTGCCtatcccctccctgtgccctccttCTTGGTGAGGACGCTGCTGGGAAGGGTCcctggaggaggagcagaaatgGGTCGGCGGGTGCCCCCGATACCTTGGCAGTGGAGCATCCTGCCAGCTGGAATGCTGGGGTGGGTGTTAGGTGCTACCAGGGGCCCAAAGGAGGGGGATGAGCTGGAGGAGCTTGTGCTAGAGGGGGTGCAGTGAGGGCCAGAGTGGAGACCCACTGGTGCTGCCCAGGGGGTAGAGATGCTGAGCACAGGTATCAGCATGTGTGAGGTGCATTGGGCAGCAGGGAGAACTGCAGTGCTGTGATCACAGTGCGacccagcagcacctgctgggACTCCTGGAGCCAGCTGTGCCTTCCTTGCTGCTGCCAAATTAACTGCCCTGCTCTGACCTGCTCATCCAGCTCACTTGTGTGCTGTGGGTCACACACAGAGAAGCTTTGTCACTCAGATGGCTGTCCTTCCGTGTCATCCCTCTGAGGTAGCAGTCACAGAGGCTGATGGGGATTCTGGTCTGCTTCAGAAAGCCACGGAGGGTCTCATGGGAAGTGAGAGCCCAGTGCGGGGTGAAGGGAAGCTCATTGGTGACACCCTTGCTGCCAATGGTGAGTGGGAGGTGAGGGGATGTGCCTAGTCCCCTTTGTGGGGATCTcgcctccctgctctgctgccacctTACCTGTTTCTCGGTCTGCATGTCCAGCTGTAAGTTATTCCCCCTCTCCAAGCTCCTACCTGAGCTTTTCTACCAGGCACCCACTGCCAACCCAACTACTGAGGAAATTGCCATGAGTGGCtgaacaaaaccccaaaacaatgCTGGAgtcactttctttttcctttttgagcCCTCCAGTGTGTATAAATTCTGACCTTGCTGGCAATTCTCGGCTTGCCATGAAAGCCACTGTTTGCAGTAGGATTTGGAGCATCAGCCTTTGTGGTATCTCCACACCAGGAAGAATGGAACAGGAGGGGAGATGCTGGAAGCTAaagagaggctggagcaggtgTTTTGGAGGGCAGCAGAGAAAGCCCATGTATGACTCAAGTTTACCCACACTTACTTAGAATAAAAAGTTTTGGCAAAACACTCTTCTCTTGCCTTATCCATTCCTGTATCTCGAAGACTATCTTGAAGCAAGCCCATCCTCTGAATTTCCAATGAGGATGAAATTGTCCACAGCAGTACATTCTCTTGCTGGGTTTTGTGGTACTCTTCAGGCACTACAAATCCCCCCCAGTAAATCCACATAAACAAGGACCaagttataaaaaaaaaatctttatttcatgtaccaggattttttttttgtcattttctctttttaaaatttttttctttttaacagtctgaaaaaaacccacgaAATAAAGGAAATGGAGGTTGGTTTCTTGTACTGGTTTGAGCTGGACATGAGCAACACCCTGGGGAAAATTCTTCCCTTCCAGCCCTTGCCTCCTGCCCACGCTCTCCCGGCGCCCTCCCGCactctccccttccctcctggCCCCGGGGCGCGCTCAGCCCTGTGAATGCTCCCCAGCTCCGAGCAGTGTTGGGTGGGGATGGAAACCCCAACGCCACCTTCCCTCTACGCTGGAATCTGGGGAACTGGCTTTGACTTATTCCTCGGGAGGCATTGGAGGGGGTGAATATCCCCTGTGAATCGTTCTGAAAGGGCTGGGGGGCCACGGGAGGGGATGTCATTAGTGGGGTGGGGTCTGAACAGCCAGCCGAGGCGCTCGCATCCGCCTCTTGCCCCGTGATGCCGTTTCTGGGGGTGACCCCgtccctctgctgctccccgCCCTACCCCGGAGCGGGGAAGGGAGGGTGGAGTGGCAGCGGGTCGGGGGTGCGGGGAGGATCTGGCTGCTTTACAGCAGAACCCCCGCTGGGACCTGGAGCGGGGACTGCGCAGCTCCTAAaactggagcagcaggaatggggACGGACAAAAAGTCGAAAAGTGGGTCTGAGCTGCCGAAGGGCTCAGCGGCCCCATCCTGCAAACTCTCGGCTTTGTGCCTGCCCCGGGCGCTTCTGCTCTCGGGGGCAGCCCCAAAGGGCTCCCGTCCTCCTGTCCTCGCCCCGGGCTGGCCGCTGTCTGTGGGTGTCACAGGGGCACCCCATCacccctgtgccacctcccctCCCGCCTCCATCGGCAGCGGCTCCCGCGGAGGGAGCTGCAtggaaaggaaagctggcacCCCGGtgcccccttcccctccctgaggggcgccagggagggagggggcggcagccaggccaggggcCGGGGAGGCTGGGGGGGCCCAGCTGGCCTTGCCCTGCTGCTGCGGAGGGCACCACGGCGGTCGGGGACccccaggaggaggaagaggagggcgCAGCGCGGCGGGCGTGGGGACACCCGCTGGCTTGGCACCTCTCCGGCACGGCTCGGGGGCTCTGCCGCGGGCACTGGCAGGGGCACGGATCGAGGCCGGGCAGTCTGTGGCCGGCTTTGGCTCGGGGTGTGCTCACTGTGCCCAGGCCAGGACGGGAGCGCTTTCAGGGGCGGCTGGGCGGCCTCACCGTGCCCCTGCATGGCTGCAGCCCCGCTGATGCGGCCCAAGGGGGATCTGGGCAGATTTGAGGGGTGCATGGCCACCCTGGGGAGCCTCTGGAGCATTCACAGGAGAGCGTGCGCCCACCAGGGCAAGAGTGTGTGAGCGTGGGCACACGTGTGCGCGAGTGCTGTCCCCCCCACAGCATCCCATGTGTGTCCCCCCCACAGCATCATCACCCTGAAAGGATGGGAGCCCCAGCTGCCCTCCGCCAGCCCTCCCCACCCTCTACCTGTGCCTCCcacacagctccctgctgcctcttttctttttgttcacagtttaaagctgaagaaaacaaaaattaaaagaaaaaaatactatcTGTTGTTCTTGCAAGTAAATCCACttattatatttacatttatttatagctgttgttttattaaaaaattgccactttatttttttaagaaacctcttttgtccttttttctttttttgtctctgtgtgtgtgtctttatTTACTGTGTCTGCTTATTTTTTGCACTGTCACCGTTAaccccagggtccccagggctggggaagtgGGGACccccctggggacactgtggagGGTGACTCAGCATCAGCTCCTGCACTCCCTGGGGTCACTTTAAACCCCTGTGGATCTGTGGAGGATGAGCAGATCCCCACGGATCCCAGGGGAATGGAGTGGATCCCCGTGGGTCTCAGGGGAACAGAGTGGGTCATGGCTAACTCCGGCACCCAGGATCCTGCATAACTGGCCCAAGGACACCGAAGTCACTGGCAGCCgaacccccattccctgttccccaAGAAGCCAGTGCTGGGTTAAAGGTAAGTGGGGAACAAACcataaaatgaaagaataaaacctcccaaaattaaaaaagctgcctcctcctcctcttcctcccacttGATTTATTGTCATTTGTTATTTCTTggttcccttttatttttttaatctgtttttattaaatgttaaaataatgGTACATGGGAAATcatgcattttcttttaaatttatttctattttttaaatctctttctCTCAGTTttaaggattttcttttttttcttttttcttttgctttttttttaaagaatttttttcactgtTGTCTCTTTCCTCATGTTTCCTTTtcgtttgtttgattttttgttCACTCACTTGTTTGTCTGCTTATCTGCTTGTTCCTtcgttgttgttgtttgttttttttttgtcagttttttgtttgcttttgttggttttttttgtggattttttttttttttttgcattgggAAGGTCCCCACTCCACCAAGGGGCGCTTccacctcctccttccccacccccctgctgccccctgcccccttccaccctccccaccctgcagcccaCCCCCGTCTCCTCCTGCCCGTTCCTGCCCCATTTTCAGCTCCTGGCGACGGCTTCATACCGGGGTGGTCCGGCGGTTGGCTGTGTTGGTGTGGATAGAGTCCTTGTTCTCTTTCTGGATACAGTTGTGAACCTGGAGGAAACTGTTATCCCTGTCGGAGTTGTAGGTGGCGGTGGGGGTGGTGCTTGCCTTCAGCGGGTCCCTGGTCAGGGTGTACATCGAGATCTCTGTTGATGGCAGGGTGTTGAACCCTTTGATCCCGACGGGAGAGGCATCCCTGGAGTGTGAAGGCTCGGTGGAGCGGGAGCTGGAGCGACTGCGTCTCTGATAGCGGTACCGGTAGCTGGGGATGCGGGTGATGGCGGAGGACTGGAGGTAGTCCGTGGCACGAGCGTTGGCACGCAGCTGTTTGTGCCGGTCTATGAACATGTGGACAGCCAGCACTCCCACCATCTCGGCTATAATGAAGGACAGGGCCCCGAAGTAGAAGGACCAGCCGTAGGAGTAGCTGTTCTTCTTGGAGTCACTCTTGGAGGGGTCTCCAGCGTTGGCTGATATGTATACGATGATGCCAATTATATTACTCAGACCTGCAAGCCATCCggagggggagagagaaggagatGTCAAGAAGGTCACACATGGCAGTGGTGGGGCTGAGGGGTTGAATCCCCTCCTGGATGGACAGTTTGCCTTGGCAAACCCTCCTCATGTGCCTGCCACGTCCCTGGACCACACTCCTGGTCCCTGAGAGATGTCAGATGTTAGAGAAACTCTCCCTCTGTCAGCTCCCAAGCAGGAGGAAAagcctctgcctgcctgcctctgctgggtgagcaggcAGGATGGAGAGGCGTCCTTGTGATGCTGCTTTCAGCCCAAATAAGACTTATCAGGGCTGGGAAATGCACACACTCCTGCCTAGGCAACTGTACCCCAATGTCCTGGCTGGgcagccccccaagccctggaGCCCACCCCTGGGGCATCAGGCT
This Agelaius phoeniceus isolate bAgePho1 chromosome 5, bAgePho1.hap1, whole genome shotgun sequence DNA region includes the following protein-coding sequences:
- the CACNG2 gene encoding voltage-dependent calcium channel gamma-2 subunit isoform X2, with translation MTIAVGTDYWLYSRGVCKTKTVSENETSKKNEEVMTHSGLWRTCCLEGNFKGLCKQIDHFPEDADYEADTAEYFLRAVRASSIFPILSVILLFMGGLCIAASEFYKTRHNIILSAGIFFVSAGLSNIIGIIVYISANAGDPSKSDSKKNSYSYGWSFYFGALSFIIAEMVGVLAVHMFIDRHKQLRANARATDYLQSSAITRIPSYRYRYQRRSRSSSRSTEPSHSRDASPVGIKGFNTLPSTEISMYTLTRDPLKASTTPTATYNSDRDNSFLQVHNCIQKENKDSIHTNTANRRTTPV
- the CACNG2 gene encoding voltage-dependent calcium channel gamma-2 subunit isoform X1; this translates as MGLFDRGVQMLLTTVGAFAAFSLMTIAVGTDYWLYSRGVCKTKTVSENETSKKNEEVMTHSGLWRTCCLEGNFKGLCKQIDHFPEDADYEADTAEYFLRAVRASSIFPILSVILLFMGGLCIAASEFYKTRHNIILSAGIFFVSAGLSNIIGIIVYISANAGDPSKSDSKKNSYSYGWSFYFGALSFIIAEMVGVLAVHMFIDRHKQLRANARATDYLQSSAITRIPSYRYRYQRRSRSSSRSTEPSHSRDASPVGIKGFNTLPSTEISMYTLTRDPLKASTTPTATYNSDRDNSFLQVHNCIQKENKDSIHTNTANRRTTPV